The Clostridia bacterium DNA segment GCCTGGCCGGCGCCCGTGGGCAGCACGATGCGCAGCTCGCTGTCCACGGTCTCGACCGGAAGCTGCAGCGCGCTGCGCAGCTGCGATGCGTCCATGTCGCCGTCGCCCAGCGCAGGCCGCCACGGCACGCGCAGGACGACCGCCTCGCCGGCCAGGGCCCGCACCTCGTCCAGCGGCCCCTGGGCGATGATGCGGCCGTGGTCCATGATCGCGACACGGCGGCAGAGGTACTCCACTTCCTCCATGTAGTGGCTGGTGTACAGGACGGTCGTGCCCGCGGCGGCGAGGCTGCGCACGGCGTCGAGGATGTGGCGGCGCGACTGCGGGTCGATGCCCACGGTCGGCTCGTCGAGCAGCAGCAGCCGCGGGCGGCCGAGGAGTCCCACGGCGATGTTCAGGCGTCGCTTCATGCCGCCGGAGAAGCGTTCCACGCGCTGCCCGGCGTGCTCCGTGAGCCCGACCAGCTCGAGCGCCTCTTCCACCTGGCGGCGGCGCTCCGCGCCGGACAGCCCGCGCAGCGTGGCGAAGTAGTTCATGTTCTGCAGCGCCGTCAACTCGGGGTACAGCGCGATGTCCTGCGGCACGACGCCGAGATGCCGTTGCGCGAGACGCCGGGCCGTGCGCAGGGAGTGACCGCCGACGATCACGTCGCCGCCGTCGGGGCGAAGCAGCCCGGCGATCAAGGCGAGAGTGGTGGTCTTGCCGGCGCCGTTCGGACCGAGCAGGCCGAACGTCTCGCCGGGGCAGATCGTGAACGAAACGCGATCCACCGCGGTGTTGTCGCCATACCGCTTGACCAGGTCGCGGACCTCCAGCACGGGTTGCTCGCCGCCGGCCGGCACCCGCTCTGCGGTGGCTTGCGTCATCCAGCATCCCTCCCACGCTTTTGCCTTCAACCTAGGACACGGTGGGAAAGCGTCCCAGTGACCACGGTCATGATTTCCACTGTCACAAAGGGCGACGGCTGCGGTGTGTTCCATGTGGAATCATCGACCGGGGACGGTGTGCGGCTTGTCTGAAGGCGAAGTCGTGTTGGCGGCTCGAGGCCTGACAAAGCGCTACGGCCGCCGGAACGTCGTGGAGGGCGTCGACATGACCGTCCGCCGCGGGGACATTTACGGGTTCCTCGGACCGAACGGCGCGGGCAAGACGACGACGCTGCGCATGCTCGTCGGCCTCGTGGCGCCGACGGCCGGTGA contains these protein-coding regions:
- a CDS encoding ABC transporter ATP-binding protein — encoded protein: MTQATAERVPAGGEQPVLEVRDLVKRYGDNTAVDRVSFTICPGETFGLLGPNGAGKTTTLALIAGLLRPDGGDVIVGGHSLRTARRLAQRHLGVVPQDIALYPELTALQNMNYFATLRGLSGAERRRQVEEALELVGLTEHAGQRVERFSGGMKRRLNIAVGLLGRPRLLLLDEPTVGIDPQSRRHILDAVRSLAAAGTTVLYTSHYMEEVEYLCRRVAIMDHGRIIAQGPLDEVRALAGEAVVLRVPWRPALGDGDMDASQLRSALQLPVETVDSELRIVLPTGAGQAPEVLNALVRLGISVDGLRIEAPNLETVFLALTGRALRD
- a CDS encoding ATP-binding cassette domain-containing protein, with product MWNHRPGTVCGLSEGEVVLAARGLTKRYGRRNVVEGVDMTVRRGDIYGFLGPNGAGKTTTLRMLVGLVAPTAG